Proteins encoded together in one Desulfosporosinus meridiei DSM 13257 window:
- a CDS encoding riboflavin synthase: protein MFTGIVEELGIVRGLRLLPDSGQLMLEGTKVLNGTQIGDSIAVNGVCLTVIHLNGHEFTVDVMAETLAKTNLADLKSGSRVNLERALQLQTRLGGHLVSGHVDGVGSIRRIVPWGIAQVYEINAPPALLSFMLPKGSIAIDGISLTIIDVEADYFTVSLIPHTSKETTLGIKGIGAGVNLETDLIGKYVARFMGLNTNQSTKKPDLSLGFLAEHGFI, encoded by the coding sequence GTGTTTACCGGTATTGTAGAAGAACTAGGCATCGTCCGTGGCCTTCGACTTTTGCCAGATTCTGGTCAACTAATGCTTGAAGGTACTAAAGTACTGAATGGGACTCAGATTGGTGATAGCATTGCTGTTAATGGTGTCTGCTTAACTGTTATTCATCTAAATGGCCATGAATTTACCGTAGATGTAATGGCTGAAACCCTGGCAAAAACCAATTTAGCTGATTTAAAAAGTGGTAGTCGTGTTAATTTAGAAAGAGCTTTACAGCTTCAAACAAGGTTAGGTGGACATCTAGTTAGTGGGCATGTAGATGGAGTCGGCAGCATTCGTCGAATTGTCCCATGGGGAATCGCACAAGTCTATGAAATCAATGCTCCGCCTGCACTTCTCTCATTTATGCTCCCAAAGGGTTCAATTGCTATTGATGGGATTTCTCTAACAATAATCGATGTAGAAGCAGACTATTTCACAGTTTCACTTATTCCACATACTTCTAAAGAAACAACTCTAGGGATAAAAGGAATTGGCGCCGGTGTTAACCTTGAGACAGACTTGATTGGAAAATACGTTGCTCGTTTTATGGGCCTAAACACTAACCAAAGCACAAAGAAGCCAGACCTTTCGCTGGGTTTTTTAGCAGAGCATGGATTTATTTAA
- a CDS encoding bifunctional 3,4-dihydroxy-2-butanone-4-phosphate synthase/GTP cyclohydrolase II, whose product MSFNTIEEALEDIRLGKMVVMVDDEDRENEGDLVMAAEMATPEAINFMATYGRGLICVPLTKNRIHSLQLEQMVNNNTDPHGTAFTVSVDAITSSTGISAFERAETVKVLVNPHSKPSDLQRPGHIFPLQAREGGVLARAGHTEGSVDLARLAGLQPAGLICEIMNEDGSMARVPDLQLFVKKHNLKLITLKDLISYRRQSEKLIEKVESIQLPTGFGEFRAVGYLSILDNEEHIALVKGTVDDGQPVLVRVHSECLTGDVFHSKRCDCGDQLAAAMEEIEQEGRGVLLYMRQEGRGIGLLNKLRAYKLQEEGKDTVEANLALGFPEDLRDYGVGAQILADLGISKVRLMTNNPRKIVGLEGYGLNVVERVPLEISSKPENTKYLCTKKQKMGHFLSEVR is encoded by the coding sequence ATGTCATTCAATACAATTGAAGAGGCTTTAGAGGATATACGTCTAGGAAAAATGGTAGTTATGGTTGATGATGAGGATCGTGAAAATGAAGGGGATCTAGTCATGGCCGCTGAAATGGCTACTCCTGAAGCAATTAACTTTATGGCTACCTATGGACGAGGGTTAATATGTGTTCCCTTGACAAAAAATCGAATACACTCCCTCCAGCTAGAGCAGATGGTTAATAATAATACAGATCCTCATGGTACAGCTTTTACGGTAAGTGTTGATGCAATAACTAGCTCAACTGGGATCTCTGCTTTCGAAAGAGCCGAGACCGTAAAAGTTCTAGTGAATCCTCACAGCAAACCCAGCGACCTACAGCGTCCAGGTCACATTTTCCCACTTCAAGCTCGTGAAGGAGGAGTACTAGCTCGTGCTGGTCACACAGAAGGCTCAGTGGATTTGGCTCGTCTCGCCGGTCTTCAGCCTGCTGGTCTAATCTGTGAGATTATGAATGAAGACGGTTCAATGGCCAGAGTACCTGACCTTCAATTATTTGTTAAAAAACACAATCTTAAATTGATTACTCTAAAAGATCTTATCAGCTATCGACGCCAGTCCGAAAAACTAATTGAAAAAGTTGAGAGTATTCAGCTTCCTACTGGATTCGGTGAATTCCGTGCAGTGGGATACCTTAGTATCTTAGATAACGAAGAACATATCGCCTTAGTTAAGGGGACTGTCGATGATGGGCAGCCAGTTCTTGTCCGAGTACATTCTGAATGCTTGACTGGGGATGTTTTCCATTCTAAGCGGTGTGATTGCGGTGATCAATTGGCCGCAGCTATGGAAGAAATCGAACAAGAAGGTCGCGGTGTTCTGCTCTATATGCGCCAAGAGGGCCGCGGGATAGGTTTGTTAAATAAACTAAGAGCTTACAAGCTTCAGGAAGAAGGAAAAGACACCGTCGAAGCAAATCTGGCCTTAGGTTTTCCGGAAGATTTGCGTGACTATGGTGTCGGTGCTCAAATTTTAGCGGATCTTGGAATTTCCAAAGTTCGCTTAATGACTAATAATCCACGAAAAATTGTTGGTTTAGAAGGTTATGGTTTAAATGTTGTAGAACGGGTTCCTTTAGAAATTTCAAGTAAGCCGGAAAACACCAAATACCTTTGTACTAAAAAACAAAAAATGGGACATTTTTTATCAGAAGTACGTTAG
- the ribH gene encoding 6,7-dimethyl-8-ribityllumazine synthase yields the protein MKTYEGNLIAQGLKIAIIAARFNEFITGKLVSGAIDGLHRHGALESDIEIAWVPGAFEIPLVAQKMALTKKYDAVICLGAVIRGATPHFDLVSNEVSKGIAQVGLQTGVPIIFGVIATDSIEQAIERAGTKAGNKGFDAAMTAIETSNLLKSF from the coding sequence ATGAAAACTTATGAAGGAAACCTTATCGCCCAAGGATTAAAAATCGCAATTATTGCTGCACGTTTTAACGAGTTTATTACAGGCAAATTAGTTAGTGGAGCCATTGACGGCTTACACCGCCACGGTGCTCTGGAAAGTGACATTGAAATAGCTTGGGTTCCCGGAGCATTTGAAATTCCTTTAGTTGCTCAGAAAATGGCACTCACTAAAAAGTATGATGCAGTCATCTGCTTAGGTGCAGTGATTCGTGGAGCTACTCCACATTTTGATCTTGTTAGTAATGAAGTTAGTAAAGGAATTGCTCAAGTCGGCTTACAAACCGGGGTACCGATAATTTTTGGAGTTATAGCAACAGATAGTATTGAACAAGCTATTGAACGGGCAGGAACAAAAGCAGGCAACAAAGGCTTTGATGCAGCTATGACTGCTATTGAAACATCAAATTTATTAAAATCATTTTAA
- a CDS encoding sigma-70 family RNA polymerase sigma factor, producing MTSNICNQNQETAMLEAARSGNKDALNELILYYEPEIRMIAAKYYLPRADYEDLLQEGRIAIYRAIMSYDQDTTIPFLHFLRMVIKRKLIDSLRKYTRQKHTNLNEAFSLNNAISESDETSFLELLPNAEDPASMVIANDEVNSMINDLNKNMSNLERLVFEHYFIQGFKQREVSKNLGLHPKSLDNAIQRIRHKTALYRSRKVAG from the coding sequence ATGACTTCGAACATTTGCAACCAGAATCAGGAGACTGCCATGCTTGAAGCAGCGCGCTCCGGCAATAAAGATGCTTTAAATGAGCTTATACTTTATTATGAACCAGAAATTCGTATGATTGCAGCAAAATATTATTTACCTCGGGCAGATTATGAGGATTTACTACAAGAGGGCAGAATTGCTATTTATCGAGCGATAATGTCTTATGACCAAGATACTACTATTCCCTTTCTTCATTTTTTAAGAATGGTCATAAAACGTAAACTAATTGATAGCCTACGTAAGTATACACGCCAAAAACACACTAATCTTAATGAAGCTTTTTCTCTAAATAATGCAATTTCCGAGTCTGATGAAACAAGTTTTTTAGAGTTATTGCCCAATGCTGAAGACCCTGCTTCAATGGTTATCGCCAATGATGAAGTGAATTCAATGATTAATGATCTAAATAAAAACATGTCCAATTTAGAACGTTTAGTGTTTGAACACTATTTTATACAGGGATTCAAACAGCGTGAAGTATCAAAGAATTTAGGACTTCATCCAAAATCGTTAGATAATGCTATTCAACGTATTCGTCATAAAACAGCTCTCTATCGTTCACGCAAAGTTGCTGGCTAA
- a CDS encoding spore coat protein → MSQFSDLDMLYDYEKDAAAAAMGYMTLATRAHHANLRDIYLRLANEATNAHSKVSKLISQSGGIA, encoded by the coding sequence ATGAGTCAATTTTCAGATTTAGATATGTTATATGATTATGAAAAAGACGCTGCGGCTGCTGCTATGGGTTACATGACATTGGCTACACGTGCTCATCATGCAAATTTAAGAGACATATACTTACGTTTAGCTAATGAAGCAACTAATGCCCATAGTAAGGTCAGCAAATTAATTAGCCAAAGTGGTGGAATTGCTTAG
- a CDS encoding UbiD family decarboxylase, producing the protein MHENLRDFIETLRREKQIIEIEAEVDPYLELAEIHRRVIDEEGPALLFKRVKGSSFPVVTNLFGTRGRVDLAVGPRPEETVKRAVAALNRLLPPKPSILWQEKDWILSLAKSGMRTINSKNAPVLEIRARSIDLNTLPVLTSWPEDGGPFITLPLVYTEHPVTKEHNLGMYRIQIFNSKQTGIHWQIHKGGGFHYHEAERLGQDLPTTLFLGGPPALVLSAIAPLPEMLPELIFTSFLMGDKLSKVKVPSHSHALIAEAEFAICGTVPAHVRKPEGPFGDHYGYYSLTHDFPVFNIHAVYHRRDAIYPATVVGKPRQEDYFIGEYLQSLLSPMFPVVMPGVKALWTYAETGFHALAAAIVRESYHREALAHAFRILGEGQLTLTKFLIITDVQLELQDFRTLLEKVLERFEPESDLLILNDTSMDTLDYTGRHLNHGSKAIMLGLGSPKRELPRQIDNVILPGVLRIKPFCAGCLLIEAPSFSNTPELAQEVLGHLQKEVLNNWPLAILVDDLELASESSGFLWQVFTRFDPAHDIYAHTEILNHRLVYRGPILIDARMKPGYPGEVVPDEATVKLVDRRWKEYGIKIG; encoded by the coding sequence GTGCACGAAAATTTGCGGGATTTTATTGAAACTCTGCGACGAGAAAAGCAAATTATAGAAATTGAGGCAGAGGTAGATCCATACCTTGAATTAGCAGAGATCCACCGTCGCGTTATTGATGAAGAAGGGCCAGCTTTGCTGTTTAAACGAGTAAAGGGTAGTTCTTTCCCAGTGGTAACAAACTTATTTGGAACTCGTGGTCGCGTAGATCTAGCTGTTGGACCCAGACCAGAAGAAACTGTAAAACGAGCTGTTGCAGCCCTAAATCGATTGCTTCCACCGAAACCCTCTATACTCTGGCAAGAAAAGGATTGGATACTATCTTTAGCGAAGAGTGGTATGCGGACTATCAATTCCAAGAATGCTCCCGTTCTAGAAATAAGAGCTAGGTCAATAGACTTAAACACTTTACCTGTTTTAACCAGTTGGCCAGAAGATGGTGGACCATTTATTACCTTACCCTTAGTTTATACAGAACATCCAGTCACGAAAGAACACAATTTAGGGATGTATCGTATACAAATATTCAATTCTAAGCAAACAGGTATCCATTGGCAAATACATAAGGGTGGAGGTTTCCACTATCATGAAGCTGAACGATTGGGACAGGATCTGCCCACGACACTTTTCTTAGGCGGTCCACCTGCACTAGTTCTTTCCGCAATAGCCCCTCTCCCCGAAATGCTGCCTGAGCTAATTTTCACGTCTTTTTTGATGGGAGATAAGCTGTCAAAAGTTAAGGTTCCTTCACATTCTCATGCCCTCATTGCTGAGGCAGAGTTTGCAATTTGTGGTACGGTTCCAGCTCATGTTCGTAAGCCAGAAGGTCCATTTGGTGATCATTATGGTTATTATTCACTAACCCACGATTTTCCGGTTTTTAATATTCATGCTGTATATCATAGACGCGATGCAATTTATCCGGCAACGGTAGTAGGAAAACCGCGTCAGGAAGACTATTTCATTGGAGAGTATTTGCAGTCTTTATTATCGCCGATGTTTCCCGTGGTTATGCCTGGAGTTAAAGCTCTTTGGACCTATGCGGAAACAGGTTTTCACGCTTTGGCCGCTGCTATTGTACGAGAGAGCTATCATCGAGAAGCGCTAGCCCATGCCTTCAGGATCTTAGGGGAAGGGCAGCTCACTTTAACTAAGTTTTTGATCATTACGGATGTTCAGCTTGAGTTACAAGATTTTAGAACTCTCCTTGAAAAAGTGTTGGAGCGTTTTGAACCAGAGTCTGACCTTCTAATCTTGAACGATACTTCTATGGATACATTGGATTATACGGGACGACATCTTAATCATGGAAGCAAGGCAATCATGCTTGGTCTAGGATCGCCAAAACGAGAGCTTCCTCGTCAAATTGATAATGTCATATTACCGGGAGTACTTAGAATTAAACCCTTTTGTGCAGGTTGCTTATTAATTGAAGCACCTTCATTTAGTAATACTCCTGAACTTGCTCAGGAGGTACTGGGGCATCTTCAAAAGGAGGTTCTTAATAATTGGCCTCTGGCAATTTTAGTTGATGATTTAGAGCTTGCATCAGAGAGTTCGGGTTTTCTATGGCAGGTCTTTACTCGCTTTGATCCTGCCCATGACATTTATGCCCATACAGAAATACTTAACCATCGTCTAGTATACCGTGGTCCTATTCTCATTGATGCTCGTATGAAACCTGGCTATCCCGGTGAAGTTGTCCCGGATGAAGCGACTGTCAAACTTGTAGATCGGCGCTGGAAAGAGTATGGAATTAAAATTGGTTAG